From Dehalococcoidales bacterium, a single genomic window includes:
- a CDS encoding response regulator transcription factor: protein MSATIERKKILCIDGDEPSLSQIKMTLAEEYFKVIPALNGKDGLMLFDACYPDAVIMDIQLPDIHGHSICKMMRKKSYIPIIIISTDTAEDDKIACFKLGADDFIAKPFYSRELLARIWNHLRRSSHAAPVKNPDEPVKIKIGQYQLDTANKQLKRQDGSVVPITPRESAILSLLAKNAGKIFQRNDIVQGLWGFNYEGNERTIDTHIWSLRQKIETDPVNPQHLLTARGFGYFLRP from the coding sequence ATGAGCGCGACCATAGAGCGGAAGAAAATACTCTGTATCGACGGCGACGAGCCTTCACTGTCACAGATAAAGATGACGCTGGCCGAGGAATACTTTAAGGTAATTCCCGCTTTAAACGGTAAAGACGGACTAATGCTGTTCGATGCCTGTTATCCCGATGCTGTAATTATGGACATCCAGCTTCCGGATATTCACGGACATTCAATCTGCAAAATGATGCGTAAAAAATCATATATTCCCATTATCATCATTTCCACCGACACCGCTGAAGATGACAAGATTGCCTGTTTCAAACTCGGGGCGGATGATTTTATCGCCAAGCCTTTTTACAGTCGGGAATTATTAGCCCGCATCTGGAATCACCTCCGGCGTTCCAGCCACGCCGCACCCGTGAAAAATCCGGATGAGCCGGTCAAGATAAAAATCGGGCAATATCAGCTTGACACCGCCAACAAGCAGCTAAAACGCCAGGACGGCAGCGTAGTGCCCATTACACCGAGAGAATCCGCCATACTTTCATTACTGGCGAAAAACGCCGGGAAAATATTCCAGAGGAACGATATCGTGCAAGGGCTATGGGGATTCAACTATGAAGGCAACGAAAGAACTATCGATACCCACATATGGTCACTGCGCCAGAAGATAGAAACCGACCCGGTGAATCCGCAGCACCTGTTGACCGCCCGCGGCTTTGGCTATTTCCTGCGCCCCTGA
- a CDS encoding phosphate ABC transporter ATP-binding protein, with amino-acid sequence MTACITIKDLYVYYGGTAVIKGINLNIEKGAVTAIIGPSGCGKTTLLRCLNRLNEMSNSCKVKGSILLDGMDIRQIDPILLRRRVGMVFQRPNPFPMSIQSNVVYGLKADRNRKYDHKEIVKSSLMKAALWDELCGRLKDSALELSLGQQQRLCIARTLSVSPEVILLDEPSSSLDPVSTAQLESTILKMKTEYTQVLVTHNMSDALNISDFLVFMADGRVVEYGETKQVFKNPQQPETKEYLKNRRNWILGE; translated from the coding sequence ATGACCGCTTGTATAACGATTAAGGACCTTTACGTGTATTATGGCGGCACCGCCGTAATCAAGGGCATCAACCTTAATATAGAAAAGGGCGCGGTTACCGCCATCATCGGCCCATCCGGTTGCGGCAAGACCACCTTATTGCGCTGTCTAAACCGCCTCAATGAGATGAGTAATTCCTGTAAAGTGAAGGGCAGTATCCTGCTGGACGGCATGGATATCCGTCAGATTGACCCTATTCTGCTGCGGCGGCGGGTGGGGATGGTTTTTCAGAGACCGAACCCGTTTCCAATGTCTATCCAGTCCAACGTTGTATACGGCCTTAAAGCGGACAGAAACCGGAAATACGACCACAAGGAAATCGTGAAAAGCAGCCTGATGAAAGCCGCCCTGTGGGACGAACTGTGCGGAAGGCTTAAAGACAGCGCGCTGGAGCTTTCACTGGGGCAACAGCAGCGTTTGTGCATCGCGCGTACCCTGTCCGTTTCGCCTGAAGTAATACTGCTCGATGAACCCTCTTCTTCCCTGGACCCCGTGTCCACCGCCCAGCTGGAGTCCACTATTTTAAAGATGAAAACCGAGTACACGCAGGTACTGGTCACGCATAATATGAGCGACGCCCTGAATATCTCCGACTTTCTGGTCTTTATGGCCGACGGCAGGGTGGTCGAGTACGGAGAAACGAAACAGGTTTTTAAAAACCCGCAACAGCCGGAAACAAAAGAATATCTGAAAAACAGGCGCAACTGGATTCTTGGAGAATAA